A window of Micromonospora eburnea genomic DNA:
ACGGCAGCTCAGTCTCAACCGCCGGATCGCCCTGCGGTTGCTACGTGAGCGCATCGAGCGCGGGGATGAGGCGGCACGGCGGGCCGTCACCGCCGGCCGCTGGCGCGTCCACGACGAGCTGGTACGCGGCGACCCCACCCGCGTCGAACGTCCCGGCCCGTCGGAACAGGCAGGCCGGTCATGAGGTGCCAGACGCCGGGGTCGACGCCAGCCGCGCGGACCTGGACCAGCACCTGGCCGTCGCCGGGCGGCGGTACGACGATGTCGGCGAGGCGGAGCACGTCAGCCGAGCCGTACCGGTCCTGCACGATCGCCTCTCACGATTCCTCCTGCGGGTACTCGAACACGTCGGTGAGGGGCACTCCGAACACTTCGGCGATCTGGAAGGCCATCTCCAGCGAGGGCGAGTAGCGGCCCTGCTCGATGGCGATGACGGTCTGCCGGGTGACCCCGACCCGGCGGGCCAACTCGGCCTGGGTCATCTCGTCGTTGGCGAACCGCAGCGCCCGGATGGAATTGGTGATCCGGGTCGGCTTCACCACGACTGGAACCCCCGCCGGTAGGCGACGATCTTCGCGGCCGAGCCGACCACCGCGGAGAGCACGAAGCCCAGGTAGATGACGTTGGCGATCCAGAACTGGTCCCGGTCGGCCAGGGCCATGGCCAGACCTACGCAGGGCAACCTCCAGCGTCAGAGCGGCCGGCCCGGAGGCCCTAGAGTGGCAACCCGTGGTGGTGGATGGCGCGCGGTCCGGACGGCCGAGCGTTGTCCGCACCCTGTTCTTCCTGGGCGTCGTGTGTTTCGCCGTGGGCATCGCGAACGCCGTGGTCATGCCCTTCCTGTCGCTCTTCCTGAGCACGGCGGTGCATGCCGACCCGGTCCAGATCACGATATTTCTCCTGGTCGCACCGCTGTCGGGCGTGGTCGGGGCCACGCTGATCGGATGGCTGTCGGACCGCTGGGCGATCCGCCGGGCGCTGCTCGTCGGGGCCTCGCTGGCCGGGCTGATCAACGCCGCGCTGACCGCGTACATCCGTGACTACCGGGTCCTGGTGGCGCTGGCGGTGACCTTGGCGCCACTCTCCGCGGCGCTGTTTCCGCAGGCCTTCGCCTACGCCCGTCAGGTCCTGTCCGGCGCGGACCCCGGTCGCGCCGCGATGGGCATCAGCACCCTGCGGACGGTCTTCTCGCTCTCGTGGGTGGTTGGCCCACCCCTGGCGGCGCTCCTGCTGAGCGGCGGAGGTTTCCGGTTCCTCTACGTGAGCGCGGCGGCCATGTTCGGGCTCGCCGGGCTCGCGTCGATCGTCGGCCTGAAGCAGGTCGCCACCCCGACAGTCGCCACCGGCGGGCCGGCGAACGACGTCCCCACCACGTCGCGGTCGACGCTGCTGCTGACCTTGGTGGCGTTCGTCATGCTGAGCTGCCCGCTGACCCTGGCCGTGCAGGCCCTCCCGTTGTTCATCAGCACCGACCTCGGCGGCGACGCGGCCCAGGCCGGCCCCGTCCTCGGTCTCTGCGCCGCCCTGGAGATCCCCCTGATGCTGGCCCTGGGCGCCCTGGGCACCCGGATCCGCGTACGCGTACTGCTGCTCGCCGGGGCCGCCTGCGGTGTCACGTACTACGCGTTGGCCAGCGTCGCCTCGTCCCTGGCGATGCTGGCCGTCGGGCAGCTCGCCAACGCCGCCTTCATCGCGGCGGTGTCCGGCATCGGCATCTCGTACCTGCAGGACCTGCTGCCGCAGCGCCCCGGGCAGGCCACGACCCTGTTCACCAACTGCCACCCGATCGGCGCGATGCTGGCCGGTCCGCTGTTGGGCCTGGCCCAGCACTACGGCTTCCGCCTCGCGTACGGCGTGTCGGCCGTACTGTGCGCTGCCGGGCTGCTGCTCCTGCTCGTCGTACGGCCGCCGGCCACCGGACGGGTCGCCCCGGCGTACGCCGGCGGGACGGCCCGCCCGCCTGCCCGAACGGGTTGACCGCCCGAGCGGGGTCCTGGTCGATCAGCGCCGCGATCTCACCGG
This region includes:
- a CDS encoding helix-turn-helix transcriptional regulator — encoded protein: MTNSIRALRFANDEMTQAELARRVGVTRQTVIAIEQGRYSPSLEMAFQIAEVFGVPLTDVFEYPQEES
- a CDS encoding sugar efflux transporter, with the translated sequence MVVDGARSGRPSVVRTLFFLGVVCFAVGIANAVVMPFLSLFLSTAVHADPVQITIFLLVAPLSGVVGATLIGWLSDRWAIRRALLVGASLAGLINAALTAYIRDYRVLVALAVTLAPLSAALFPQAFAYARQVLSGADPGRAAMGISTLRTVFSLSWVVGPPLAALLLSGGGFRFLYVSAAAMFGLAGLASIVGLKQVATPTVATGGPANDVPTTSRSTLLLTLVAFVMLSCPLTLAVQALPLFISTDLGGDAAQAGPVLGLCAALEIPLMLALGALGTRIRVRVLLLAGAACGVTYYALASVASSLAMLAVGQLANAAFIAAVSGIGISYLQDLLPQRPGQATTLFTNCHPIGAMLAGPLLGLAQHYGFRLAYGVSAVLCAAGLLLLLVVRPPATGRVAPAYAGGTARPPARTG